One stretch of Miscanthus floridulus cultivar M001 chromosome 18, ASM1932011v1, whole genome shotgun sequence DNA includes these proteins:
- the LOC136523378 gene encoding 7-methylxanthine methyltransferase 1-like: protein MVLIDNEKLDSFYIPLYGPSEKELREIIEAEGSFSIDKMAVHESPDQNDIVAPKTGAHALRAVMEPIIAQHFGPSVDAMDEFSRVAEKLVEMSPLDAYPSKSSAFVAASLTRRT, encoded by the coding sequence ATGGTTTTGATCGATAATGAGAAACTTGACTCTTTCTACATACCATTGTACGGGCCGTCAGAGAAGGAGCTGAGGGAGATAATAGAAGCTGAGGGTTCATTTTCAATCGATAAGATGGCTGTCCATGAATCTCCTGATCAGAATGACATTGTCGCGCCAAAGACAGGGGCGCATGCGCTGAGAGCTGTAATGGAGCCAATCATAGCGCAGCATTTCGGGCCATCTGTAGATGCTATGGACGAGTTCTCAAGGGTTGCGGAGAAGCTCGTCGAGATGTCACCTCTAGATGCGTATCCAAGTAAATCCAGCGCTTTCGTTGCTGCGTCCCTAACGAGGAGGACATGA
- the LOC136519501 gene encoding caffeine synthase 3-like, producing MAAGLVVEETLHMVPGDGETSYARNSTVQSGLQSKLKPMIEEAVASLLKDDGVTANAYCGGMAIADLGCSSGPNTLVLVSTAVDAVRRRCSELQQQPPELCIHLSDLPSNDFNLVIRSLATYIKTQESFSPPVLTSIVPGSFHGRLFNKSSLHLVCSTASLHWLSKAPEDLVRNGIPFYDRDEKVRRARRSTVIKAYARQFNDDFTRILHMRAQEMVPGGRMVFSLLGQSAILFLEFTNAILHEMASKGLIDNEKLGSFYIPLYGPSENELREIIEAEGSFSIDKMAVHESLDQNGIVAPETAARAVRAVMEPIITQHFGPSADAMDEFLRITEKFIKMSPLDEFSPSKSSAFVAASLTRRT from the exons ATGGCAGCCGGACTAGTAGTGGAGGAAACTCTGCACATGGTTCCTGGAGACGGAGAGACAAGCTACGCTCGCAACTCCACTGTTCAG AGTGGGCTGCAAAGCAAGCTAAAGCCAATGATAGAAGAAGCCGTGGCAAGCCTGCTCAAGGACGATGGTGTCACTGCCAACGCATACTGCGGTGGCATGGCGATCGCCGACCTGGGCTGTTCCTCCGGTCCAAACACGCTTGTGCTCGTGTCCACGGCCGTCGACGCCGTCCGCCGCCGCTGCTCGGAGCTCCAGCAGCAGCCACCGGAGCTCTGCATACACCTCAGCGACCTCCCAAGCAACGACTTCAACCTGGTCATCAGGAGCCTGGCCACGTACATAAAAACCCAAGAAAGCTTCAGTCCTCCTGTCTTAACCAGCATCGTCCCCGGCTCATTTCACGGGCGTCTCTTCAACAAAAGTAGCCTTCATCTAGTCTGCTCGACCGCTAGCTTGCACTGGCTCTCAAAG GCACCTGAAGACCTGGTGAGGAACGGAATCCCGTTTTACGACAGGGATGAGAAGGTGAGGCGCGCTCGACGTTCCACAGTCATCAAGGCCTATGCTCGACAGTTTAACGATGACTTCACACGGATCTTGCACATGCGAGCTCAAGAGATGGTTCCTGGAGGCCGGATGGTTTTCTCCCTTCTTGGGCAGAGTGCCATTCTGTTTTTGGAATTCACAAATGCCATCCTACACGAAATGGCGTCAAAG GGTTTGATCGATAATGAGAAACTTGGCTCTTTCTACATACCATTGTACGGGCCGTCAGAGAATGAGCTGAGGGAGATAATAGAAGCTGAGGGTTCATTTTCAATCGACAAGATGGCTGTCCATGAATCTCTTGATCAGAATGGCATTGTCGCGCCAGAGACAGCGGCGCGCGCAGTTAGAGCTGTAATGGAACCAATCATAACGCAGCATTTCGGCCCATCTGCAGATGCTATGGACGAGTTCTTAAGGATCACGGAGAAGTTCATCAAGATGTCGCCTCTAGATGAGTTCTCTCCAAGTAAATCCAGCGCTTTCGTTGCTGCGTCCCTCACGAGGAGGACATGA